DNA sequence from the Alphaproteobacteria bacterium genome:
AGTTGTTGCCTGAAATGGATAGTGGATGGCGTGTTAATAAATTTTTTACTTTAATATCAATGCATTAGTTTCATTAAAATACGCTATAATGTTTTTATGCATTTAAACGAGCGTCATTTAAACGAATACATTAATACGACCGCCTCGGCTGCCTTTGCCGGCAGGAGCCGGTGTATTTCTCTGGGTGGCGGAACTGGTGGCATTGCCCTTACTGCCATGCTCGCCCGCTTCGATAGCGCGGGGCGTAATGGGCGCCGCGGCAGGCGGCTGAATGACAGCGCGAATCGCTTGCGGCGGAATGGCGGCCGGAACAGCCGCCTGAGGCACACTCGTGGGGATTGGAACCTGCACGGAAAATACTCCGCCGCTAAAATAATATTTAATGATTGTCTCACGGCTGCCGTGAATAAAAAGTTAAGGAATCAGTGTTTAGTTCAGGTAGCGCAATGAACGAATTAACGGAAGCTTATACTAACGAACAGGATTCAATGAGCCTTATGATGTCTCAACAGGCCATTAATAAGCTTTTGACGCTGGCGCATGACCGCTCCGAGCATGGGCGCGGCAATCTGGTCACGGAACTGGCGACATTGTTCGAGCGCTCCGATGTGATTCTCGGCGTGCGCGAGCAATCCCTGGTCAATGACATCGTCGACGAGCTTATCAGCAACGCGCAAATCACGGCGCGGCAGCAACTGGCGGAAATGCTGGCGCCGAAAACGACGACGCCGCGCCGGCTGGTCCTGGCGCTGGCCAGCGACCGGATCGAGGTGGCGCGCCCTATATTGATGCATTCCCCCATCTTCACCGACTCCGATTTGATGTCGCTGGTCGCGACGCAGGGCGTGGAACATTCCCGCGCCATTGCGCTGCGCGAGGAAATCGGCGAAGCGCTCGCCGACGCGCTGATCGTCACCGGCGATCTGGAAGTCATGCAGAACGTGGCCGAGAATCTCGGCGCCAAGATATCCCCGAAAACGATGACGGTGCTGACGAATGCCGCGCGATTTGCGGAGAAGCTTTGCCGCCCGCTGCTGCAGCGCCCGGAAATGACGCCGGAATCCGCCTCCAAGCTGTATTGGTGGACATCGCAGGACATGCGCCGTTTCGCCTTGCAGCGCTTCGGCGTGACGGTGGGCCAGATCGACCAGACGCTCGAGCAAACCGTCGACGACCTTCTCGCCCGCTATGAAAACGAGAAAAATAACGAGCAGGTCATGGCCTATGTGGCGGACTGGCTGATCGAACGCGATCTCAACACGCCCAAGATTCTCGTGCAGGTTCTGCGTCTGGGGCATTTCCGCCTGTTCAACGTGCTGCTGGCGCGGCTTATCGATCTGCCGGTGGCGCTGACCGATGTCATCGTCGCGGAAATGGGCGGACGCTCGCTGGCGGCGGCCTGCCGCGGCACCAATATGGAGAAGCCGCAATTCGTTTCCATCTTCCTGCTGTCGCGCGCGGCGCGCCGCGATGAGCAAGTCGTGCATCCGCGCGAGCTTAATCACGCCCTGCTCGCCTTCGACCGCCTCAACCCCGTCGTCGCCCGGCAATTGCTGGACACATGGCGCCGCGATCCCAGCTATCTGATCGACCGCGCGCAGGGCAGGCCGGTGGCGGTGCAGTAGCAGTTACATGGTTTATCCTGAAGACATCCAGAATCTCAATGCGAACTCAAGGGCGGCCATTCGCGAACTCTGGGGAAACGTCCGGATCAATGCCGGATTCGAGAAAATGTTTTCGGAGCAGATCCACACCATAGCGGCTCATGAAGTTTTGGGAGACGGCGGCAAGGCGATGCTCGCCCTGAGAATAAGCGATACTCCCGGAGGCAGGACGATTTTTGTAGCGCAAGACGGATCCGGAGGATTCGAGGAGTTCATGAGAGACGACGATGGTCTGCGCCGCCCGGCCTTATCGCCGGAATATGCGGGCAAGATTCTCAATCTCGTGAGGCAATTAAAGCAAGACCCGGCATTCGTATATCGTCCCTTGGAACCGGCCTCGCCGTCGCGGACGAGCGGCGTGCTTGCTCCAACGCCCGAAACCTTGACACTATCATAAAAAAACTTCGGGCCGTGAAGCTTGCGCCGCACGGCCCGTTTTTCATTCTGGATTCCGGCTCTCGCCGGAAGCGCCTTACTTCTTCTTGCCGTTGACGCTTTCCTTGAGCTGCTTGCCAGCGCGGAACTTCGGCTGCTTCGAAGCCTTGATCTTGATGGCTTCGCCGGTCTGCGGATTGCGGCCGGTGCCCGCGGCGCGCTGAGAAATGTAGAAATTGCCGAAACCGACCAGGCGGACTTCATCGCCCTTCTTCAGCGCGGTTTCGATGGTTTCGAAAACGGTATCGACGACGGCCGCGACTGCGGACTTCGACAGATCCAATTTCGCCAGAGCTTTTGCGTCAGCAATGGCGGCGACGAATTCATTCTTGTTCACTGGAGATCTCCCCCCGTTTGAGTGATAAATTAAAGCGCTTTCCTGGCGGGCATGGCGAACTCTCTCCGCCATTATCGCCCATTCGGAAACCGCCTCATCATGCTACGAACTGGCGTTCATACCGCGAATCCGCAAGCATGTTGAAGTCTAGGCATCGGCGATTTCGGCTGTCAACGCCGAAACGAGCGGAAAAGCAGGAAAAATGTGGATTATCCATGATCGGAAGGCAGGGGCCGAATTCG
Encoded proteins:
- a CDS encoding DUF2336 domain-containing protein; amino-acid sequence: MMSQQAINKLLTLAHDRSEHGRGNLVTELATLFERSDVILGVREQSLVNDIVDELISNAQITARQQLAEMLAPKTTTPRRLVLALASDRIEVARPILMHSPIFTDSDLMSLVATQGVEHSRAIALREEIGEALADALIVTGDLEVMQNVAENLGAKISPKTMTVLTNAARFAEKLCRPLLQRPEMTPESASKLYWWTSQDMRRFALQRFGVTVGQIDQTLEQTVDDLLARYENEKNNEQVMAYVADWLIERDLNTPKILVQVLRLGHFRLFNVLLARLIDLPVALTDVIVAEMGGRSLAAACRGTNMEKPQFVSIFLLSRAARRDEQVVHPRELNHALLAFDRLNPVVARQLLDTWRRDPSYLIDRAQGRPVAVQ
- a CDS encoding HU family DNA-binding protein, yielding MNKNEFVAAIADAKALAKLDLSKSAVAAVVDTVFETIETALKKGDEVRLVGFGNFYISQRAAGTGRNPQTGEAIKIKASKQPKFRAGKQLKESVNGKKK